In Vicia villosa cultivar HV-30 ecotype Madison, WI unplaced genomic scaffold, Vvil1.0 ctg.000775F_1_1, whole genome shotgun sequence, a single genomic region encodes these proteins:
- the LOC131631130 gene encoding putative pentatricopeptide repeat-containing protein At3g11460, mitochondrial → MNIESRRHFTVTPPPVTGESKHNPTTPWNCYLRELSKQKKYQEALTVYRHMLRSSFFPNTFTFPVLLKSCALLSLPLTGSQLHSHVIKTGSQPDPYTRSSLINMYSKSSLPHLARKVFDEEAINLTISYNAMISGYSSNSIISEAVNVFRKMRREVSFSVNSVTMLGLVSGFTLPSHLKLGACLHACSFKFGFDSDLSVGNSFLTMYVKCGEVEQARQLFDEIPVKDLITWNAMISGYAQNGHARSVLELYFEMKKVNGVNPDPVTLLGVLCSCANLGAQGIGREVERKIEQLGFRSNSFLTNALINMYARCGNLVRAREVFDCMDERNKSVVSWTAIIGGYGIHGEGEIAVELFDAMVRSGVRPDRTVFVSVLSACSHAGLTEKGLKYFDEMVREYGLQPGPEHYSCLVDLLGRAGRLKEAVDLIDSMKVKPDGAVWGALLGACKIHRNVELAEEAFQRVIELEPTNIGYYVLLSNVYSDAKNLDGVLKVRVMMRDRKLRKDPGCSYVEYKGKMHLFYSGDKSHPQIKEIYRMLDELENLVKEIHQLDHKCQGKSEEPLMGAGVHSEKLALAFGLLNTKPGTDITVMKNLRVCVDCHVFFKLVSKIVNRQFIVRDATRFHRFKNGVCSCKDYW, encoded by the coding sequence ATGAACATCGAATCCCGCCGTCACTTCACAGTGACGCCGCCACCAGTCACCGGCGAGTCAAAACACAACCCAACAACACCATGGAACTGCTACCTAAGAGAATTATCAAAGCAAAAAAAATACCAAGAAGCACTAACGGTATACCGTCACATGCTCCGTTCATCCTTCTTCCCCAACACCTTCACCTTCCCCGTCCTCCTTAAATCATGCGCCCTCCTCTCTCTCCCCCTCACCGGATCCCAGCTCCACTCCCACGTCATCAAAACCGGGTCACAACCCGACCCGTACACCCGCTCCTCACTCATCAACATGTACTCCAAATCTTCCCTCCCTCACCTCGCTCGTAAAGTCTTCGACGAAGAAGCCATAAACCTCACCATCTCTTACAACGCCATGATCTCCGGTTACTCTTCTAATTCAATTATCTCAGAAGCCGTTAACGTCTTCCGTAAAATGCGGCGCGAAGTTAGCTTTTCTGTTAATTCAGTTACAATGCTAGGTTTAGTTTCGGGTTTCACTCTCCCTAGTCACTTAAAACTTGGTGCGTGCTTACACGCGTGTAGTTTTAAGTTCGGTTTTGATTCTGATTTGTCCGTTGGTAACAGTTTTCTGACAATGTATGTTAAATGTGGCGAAGTGGAACAAGCGCGCCAACTGTTTGATGAAATTCCTGTGAAGGATTTGATTACATGGAATGCAATGATTTCTGGTTACGCGCAGAACGGTCACGCGAGAAGTGTTTTGGAGCtttattttgagatgaagaaagtGAATGGGGTGAATCCTGATCCGGTTACGCTTCTTGGTGTTTTGTGTTCTTGTGCGAACCTTGGTGCACAAGGAATTGGGCGTGAGGTGGAAAGGAAAATTGAGCAACTTGGATTTCGGTCGAATTCTTTTTTGACGAATGCATTGATTAATATGTATGCTAGGTGTGGGAATTTGGTTCGTGCGAGAGAGGTTTTTGATTGTATGGATGAGAGGAACAAGAGTGTTGTGTCTTGGACTGCTATTATAGGTGGGTATGGGATTCACGGAGAAGGTGAGATTGCGGTGGAGCTTTTTGATGCAATGGTTAGATCAGGTGTGAGGCCTGATAGAACGGTTTTTGTAAGTGTTCTTTCGGCTTGTAGTCATGCTGGATTGACTGAGAAAGGATTGAAGTATTTTGATGAGATGGTGAGGGAGTATGGTTTGCAGCCAGGTCCTGAGCATTATTCTTGCTTGGTTGATCTTTTGGGTAGGGCTGGTAGATTGAAGGAAGCAGTGGATCTCATAGATTCGATGAAGGTGAAACCGGATGGTGCTGTTTGGGGAGCACTTCTTGGTGCTTGCAAGATTCATAGAAATGTAGAACTAGCTGAAGAGGCTTTTCAACGGGTCATTGAGCTTGAACCTACAAATATAGGTTACTATGTTTTACTGTCAAATGTGTACTCTGATGCTAAGAACTTAGATGGGGTTTTGAAAGTTAGAGTCATGATGAGGGATCGAAAGCTTAGAAAGGATCCTGGGTGTAGCTACGTGGAATATAAAGGAAAAATGCATCTTTTTTACTCTGGAGATAAGAGTCATCCTCAGATTAAGGAAATATATAGAATGCTGGATGAATTGGAAAATCTTGTGAAGGAGATTCATCAACTGGATCACAAGTGTCAGGGAAAGAGTGAAGAACCGTTAATGGGTGCCGGGGTGCACAGTGAAAAATTAGCACTTGCTTTTGGTCTCTTGAACACTAAGCCTGGAACAGATATTACTGTCATGAAGAACCTGAGAGTGTGTGTGGATTGTCATGTGTTTTTTAAGTTGGTTAGTAAGATTGTCAATCGCCAATTTATTGTTAGAGATGCCACTCGCTTTCACCGGTTCAAAAATGGAGTCTGTTCTTGCAAGGACTACTGGTAA